The Nitrospirota bacterium genome has a segment encoding these proteins:
- a CDS encoding TIGR00159 family protein: MKDIISELRWQDIVDIAVVSFVFYRLILLIKGTRAFYMLMGLVILFVTFVISRWVGLYTLDWLIQSFGSYIVLALIILFQPEIRKALVQMGQNPLTQRLTPMEESKYIEEIIRASVSLASKKIGAIIVIERNTELKDLIEMGTQLDARITKELLTSIFLPYSPMHDGAVIIKADRIVAAGCFLPLTISADVSKTLGTRHRAAIGVTEETDAVVIVVSEETGDISVSIDGSIMRKLDTPALRRVLTNIFQQEKGGDKTTWYGRIVEKLYVKGERKRVRKIIESEESNK, encoded by the coding sequence ATTAAAGATATAATAAGCGAGCTGCGCTGGCAGGACATAGTGGACATAGCTGTCGTATCCTTTGTATTCTACCGGCTAATACTCCTGATAAAAGGGACACGTGCTTTCTATATGCTTATGGGCCTTGTCATCCTTTTTGTCACATTTGTCATTTCAAGATGGGTCGGGCTATACACGCTCGACTGGTTAATACAGAGCTTTGGCTCCTACATCGTACTCGCGCTGATTATTCTATTCCAGCCTGAAATAAGAAAGGCCCTCGTTCAAATGGGACAAAATCCCCTTACCCAGAGACTGACTCCCATGGAGGAATCCAAGTACATAGAAGAAATTATCAGGGCATCTGTGTCGCTGGCAAGCAAAAAGATAGGGGCAATAATCGTTATAGAAAGAAATACGGAGCTTAAAGACCTTATAGAAATGGGAACTCAACTCGATGCAAGAATTACAAAGGAGCTGCTCACAAGCATTTTCCTGCCATACTCCCCCATGCACGACGGGGCAGTTATTATAAAGGCAGATCGTATCGTAGCTGCAGGATGCTTTCTTCCCCTTACCATCAGCGCAGACGTCAGCAAGACACTAGGGACAAGGCACAGGGCGGCCATAGGTGTTACAGAAGAGACAGATGCAGTTGTAATAGTGGTATCTGAAGAAACTGGCGACATTTCAGTCAGCATTGACGGCAGCATAATGAGGAAACTTGATACTCCTGCCTTACGCCGTGTCCTGACAAACATATTCCAGCAGGAGAAGGGGGGAGATAAAACAACATGGTATGGGAGAATAGTGGAAAAACTATACGTAAAAGGGGAACGCAAGAGGGTCAGGAAAATCATCGAAAGCGAGGAATCAAACAAGTAA
- the folP gene encoding dihydropteroate synthase: protein MSNNVRLMGILNVTPDSFSDGGLFYDYEKAVSRGIELEDDGADIIDIGGESTRPGAPAVPFDEEARRVIPVIETLARRVSIPISVDTYKSGVARLAIEAGASIINDVSALRFDPEMINVARDRHVPVILMHMLGNPMDMQSNPVYDDVVTEVHIFLKERIQYAVDNGISKTNIIIDPGIGFGKGLTHNLLLMKHLRTFKDIGCPLLVGPSRKSFIGTILNQPAWGRLEGTAAAVAVAIMNGADIVRVHDLKEMRQVAAMVEAIQDA, encoded by the coding sequence ATGAGTAATAACGTCCGGCTGATGGGAATTTTAAATGTTACCCCTGATTCTTTTTCAGACGGAGGACTTTTCTATGATTACGAAAAGGCAGTAAGCCGCGGGATTGAGCTCGAAGATGACGGTGCGGATATTATTGATATCGGGGGTGAGTCTACACGTCCGGGAGCACCCGCTGTACCGTTTGATGAAGAAGCCAGGCGGGTCATACCTGTAATAGAAACCCTGGCAAGGCGTGTAAGTATTCCAATATCAGTGGATACTTATAAATCCGGAGTTGCAAGACTGGCCATTGAAGCCGGTGCGTCTATTATTAATGATGTAAGCGCCTTGCGATTTGATCCGGAGATGATCAATGTTGCAAGGGACAGGCATGTTCCGGTCATTTTAATGCATATGCTCGGAAATCCGATGGATATGCAGTCAAACCCTGTATATGACGATGTTGTTACTGAGGTGCACATCTTTTTAAAGGAGCGAATACAATATGCCGTTGATAACGGTATCAGCAAAACAAACATTATAATTGACCCGGGAATCGGATTTGGAAAGGGCCTGACTCACAACCTGCTGTTGATGAAACACCTCAGGACTTTTAAGGATATAGGATGCCCTCTGCTCGTAGGTCCTTCCAGAAAGTCTTTCATAGGCACGATCCTGAATCAGCCTGCCTGGGGACGGCTGGAAGGAACAGCAGCGGCTGTGGCAGTCGCAATTATGAATGGGGCAGACATTGTAAGGGTACATGATTTAAAAGAAATGAGACAGGTAGCAGCTATGGTCGAGGCGATACAGGATGCATAA
- the ftsH gene encoding ATP-dependent zinc metalloprotease FtsH, with protein sequence MNSFYKNLGLWVIIGGVMILLYYLSQQGAPTSKEMVFSDFLNKIEAGEVADVVIKEKQITGTMKDGAQFSTYVIDYPNLVTDLRTKNVKITVKPPDDTPWYIAFLFSWGPIILLVAVWIFFMRQTQMGGNRALSFGKSRARMLTEDRKKVTFADVAGIEEAKEEVQEIIEFLKDPPKFQKLGGRIPKGVLIVGPPGTGKTLLAKAIAGEANVPFFSISGSDFVEMFVGVGASRVRDLFEQGKKNAPCIIFIDEIDAVGRLRGAGLGGGHDEREQTLNQLLVEMDGFETSEGVILIAATNRPDVLDPALLRPGRFDRQIVVGRPDVRGRIEILKVHTKKIPMSSDVDLETIARGTPGFSGAELANLVNEAALYAARINKKSVEMSDFEAAKDKVLMGVERKSLLISEKEKKNTAYHEAGHTLVARLLPGTDPIHKVTIIPRGRALGLTQQLPVDEKYTYSKEYLYTNIAVLLGGRAAEELMLNHMTTGAGNDIERATDLARKMVCEWGMSERLGPLTFGKKQEEIFLGREITQHRDYSEQTAIMIDDEVKRLVMENYDRAKKLLKDNINTLKALAEALLEKEVLDGPEIEEIIRLTTTTV encoded by the coding sequence ATGAATTCTTTTTATAAGAACTTGGGATTATGGGTCATAATCGGCGGTGTAATGATTCTGTTATATTACCTGTCTCAGCAGGGGGCGCCAACCTCAAAAGAGATGGTATTCAGTGACTTCCTCAACAAGATTGAGGCCGGAGAAGTTGCCGATGTTGTAATCAAGGAAAAACAGATAACCGGGACAATGAAGGATGGTGCCCAGTTTAGTACATATGTTATAGATTACCCCAATCTTGTAACCGACCTCAGGACAAAAAACGTAAAGATTACGGTGAAACCTCCTGATGATACTCCATGGTATATCGCTTTCCTCTTCTCATGGGGTCCTATCATCCTCCTGGTGGCTGTATGGATATTTTTTATGAGACAGACGCAAATGGGAGGGAACAGGGCCCTCTCCTTCGGCAAGAGCCGGGCGCGGATGCTTACTGAAGATCGCAAGAAAGTCACCTTTGCTGACGTAGCAGGTATTGAAGAGGCCAAGGAAGAGGTGCAGGAGATCATTGAGTTTCTTAAAGACCCTCCAAAGTTCCAGAAACTCGGCGGCCGGATTCCCAAGGGGGTCTTGATAGTGGGGCCTCCTGGTACAGGCAAGACCCTTCTTGCAAAGGCTATTGCAGGAGAGGCAAACGTCCCGTTCTTCAGTATAAGCGGCTCTGACTTTGTGGAAATGTTTGTCGGAGTAGGCGCCTCAAGGGTAAGAGACCTTTTTGAGCAGGGAAAGAAGAACGCCCCCTGTATAATATTTATTGATGAGATTGACGCCGTCGGACGTCTTCGCGGGGCAGGACTTGGCGGCGGACATGATGAGCGTGAGCAGACACTGAACCAGCTCCTTGTTGAGATGGACGGCTTTGAGACGAGCGAAGGGGTCATACTAATCGCTGCCACAAACAGGCCTGATGTCCTTGATCCTGCCCTCCTGAGGCCAGGCAGGTTTGACAGGCAGATCGTTGTAGGACGGCCTGACGTACGCGGGAGGATCGAGATACTGAAGGTCCACACAAAAAAGATACCTATGTCAAGCGATGTGGACCTGGAGACTATCGCACGGGGAACGCCTGGATTCTCAGGCGCAGAACTGGCTAATCTTGTGAATGAGGCCGCCCTCTATGCTGCAAGGATTAACAAGAAGTCGGTAGAGATGAGTGATTTTGAGGCTGCAAAAGATAAGGTTCTGATGGGTGTAGAAAGAAAAAGCCTCCTGATAAGCGAAAAGGAGAAGAAGAACACGGCCTACCATGAAGCAGGTCATACCCTTGTGGCAAGACTTCTGCCAGGGACAGACCCGATTCACAAGGTAACTATTATCCCAAGGGGACGGGCGCTCGGTCTTACCCAGCAACTGCCTGTTGACGAGAAATATACATACTCAAAAGAATACCTTTATACAAATATTGCCGTCCTGCTGGGTGGGAGGGCCGCTGAGGAGTTAATGCTGAATCACATGACAACCGGGGCCGGAAATGACATTGAACGGGCAACTGACCTTGCAAGAAAGATGGTATGTGAGTGGGGCATGAGCGAGAGACTTGGCCCTCTTACCTTTGGCAAGAAACAGGAAGAGATATTTCTTGGCCGTGAGATTACCCAGCACAGGGATTACAGTGAACAGACTGCCATAATGATTGATGATGAAGTCAAACGGCTCGTCATGGAAAACTATGACAGGGCAAAGAAGCTCCTTAAAGACAACATTAATACTCTAAAGGCCCTGGCAGAGGCGCTCCTGGAAAAGGAAGTCCTCGACGGTCCGGAAATTGAAGAAATCATACGGTTGACAACTACAACTGTGTAA
- a CDS encoding cation:proton antiporter produces the protein MELEFLKSLVIILCISAIIVFILGRIKISSIVGFLIAGVIAGPHGVHLIEDVRDVELFAEIGVILLMFTIGLEFSLKNLLSLRRSIFGGGLLQTFLTITAVVFLTSFFFQHSLNIAIFEGFLVSLSSTAIVMKLLQEKSDLYSPHGRMSLGILIFQDLCVVPFMLIIPVLSGNGGGIQDISLTMLRAFLVIGIVLLAANWGVPRILHQVVSTRSRELFVITIIILCLGTALITSELGLSLALGAFLAGIVISESEYAAQAISDILPFKESFTGLFFISIGMLININFLRANLWTISGIVVVIILLKIITSAVSASVSGQTLQNSIQTGFYLSQIGEFSFVLAVAGKNYGLITEEFYQLFLSASVLTMITTPFVIRASSPAAVWFISRALFNRLERRRRVEEKEGIPARRSGHVIITGFGINGRNLAHVLRDSDIQYVVLEMNNNTVRKMKRMGEPIYYGDGTSSEILHKLGIHSAKVLVVAISDAPATRRIVQIARKENPELHIIVRTRYVAEVDHLMESGANEVIPEEFETSVEIFSRVLHHYNIPRNVISEHIENIKKDCYLVLRGVTLPQKDLTERQELLNGMETETWLVRDKSGAIGLSLRDLNLRVETGATIIAVKRKDTVHHNPSSDFVVQEGDILLFIGKKEDIGRAMGYIDSKINEF, from the coding sequence ATGGAACTTGAATTCTTAAAGTCACTCGTTATAATCCTTTGCATTTCAGCCATTATAGTGTTTATCCTCGGAAGGATTAAGATATCTTCAATCGTAGGTTTTCTTATAGCAGGTGTAATTGCCGGGCCCCACGGGGTACATTTAATCGAGGATGTCAGGGATGTCGAACTGTTCGCGGAGATAGGTGTCATCCTGCTGATGTTTACCATAGGGCTTGAGTTTTCACTGAAGAATCTCCTGAGCCTGCGCCGATCAATATTCGGGGGTGGGCTGCTTCAGACATTCCTGACTATAACTGCCGTAGTCTTCCTTACCTCTTTCTTTTTTCAGCACAGTCTTAATATAGCTATCTTTGAGGGATTTCTTGTATCCCTCAGCAGCACGGCCATTGTCATGAAATTACTCCAGGAAAAGAGCGATCTATATTCTCCGCATGGCCGTATGTCACTCGGCATACTTATCTTTCAGGATCTGTGCGTTGTACCGTTCATGCTCATTATCCCTGTCCTTTCAGGAAATGGCGGCGGGATACAGGATATAAGCCTGACTATGCTTAGGGCATTCCTTGTCATAGGGATAGTCCTGCTTGCAGCAAACTGGGGGGTTCCACGGATACTGCATCAGGTGGTTAGTACAAGAAGCCGTGAGCTTTTTGTTATTACCATAATAATTTTATGTCTCGGCACCGCCCTTATAACTTCAGAATTAGGATTATCCCTTGCACTGGGTGCATTTCTGGCTGGCATTGTGATATCAGAGTCCGAATATGCAGCTCAGGCCATTTCAGATATTCTCCCCTTTAAGGAAAGTTTTACAGGCCTGTTTTTTATATCCATAGGTATGCTGATTAACATAAACTTCCTGCGTGCGAATCTCTGGACAATCTCCGGAATAGTAGTTGTAATTATCCTGTTAAAGATCATAACGTCTGCTGTATCCGCATCTGTATCAGGGCAGACACTGCAGAACTCAATCCAAACAGGCTTTTACCTTTCTCAGATTGGCGAGTTTTCCTTTGTCCTCGCAGTAGCCGGTAAAAACTACGGGCTTATTACTGAAGAATTCTATCAGCTTTTCCTGTCAGCCTCAGTACTCACGATGATCACAACGCCCTTTGTCATCAGGGCATCGTCTCCGGCCGCAGTATGGTTTATTTCAAGGGCATTATTCAACAGGCTTGAGAGGAGGCGCAGGGTCGAAGAAAAAGAGGGGATTCCTGCCAGGAGGAGCGGACACGTTATCATCACAGGCTTCGGAATCAACGGACGTAATCTTGCGCACGTCCTGAGAGATTCGGACATACAGTACGTAGTCCTGGAGATGAACAACAATACGGTCAGGAAGATGAAAAGGATGGGAGAACCTATTTATTACGGTGACGGTACGAGCAGTGAAATATTGCATAAACTTGGCATTCATTCAGCAAAGGTTCTTGTAGTTGCCATATCGGATGCACCGGCAACACGGAGAATAGTTCAGATTGCAAGGAAAGAAAATCCGGAACTGCACATCATTGTTCGAACCCGGTATGTTGCAGAGGTTGACCACCTGATGGAATCAGGCGCCAATGAGGTAATCCCTGAAGAATTCGAAACGTCTGTGGAAATATTCTCAAGGGTTCTCCATCACTATAATATCCCAAGGAATGTCATTTCAGAGCATATAGAAAATATCAAAAAAGACTGCTATCTTGTTCTAAGGGGAGTCACACTGCCTCAAAAAGACCTTACTGAACGGCAGGAACTACTGAATGGTATGGAAACAGAAACCTGGCTTGTACGGGACAAATCAGGAGCAATAGGGCTATCCCTGCGGGACCTCAACCTGAGGGTTGAGACAGGCGCCACTATTATAGCAGTAAAACGCAAGGATACCGTTCACCATAATCCTTCGTCTGATTTCGTCGTTCAGGAAGGAGACATTCTGCTTTTTATCGGTAAGAAGGAGGACATAGGCCGGGCTATGGGATATATTGATTCAAAGATAAATGAATTTTAA
- the prmC gene encoding peptide chain release factor N(5)-glutamine methyltransferase, which translates to MNEISTVAGLLRWANDYLVCRKVPSPYIDAEYILAQILGCRRNDLLIYPDRILTQPQIEQFNASIERRGRREPLQYITGEVEFRGLMFKVNADVLIPRPETELLVDEVVNIINKKTVTVLDLCTGSGCIAVSIAKELTEGSVYAVDISEGAVTVARENALRNQVEERITFLTGDLFRATDKINLKGRIDIIVSNPPYVSAEEMEELQPEIRDYEPASALFGGEDGLDFYRSIIRESPLYLAPGGSVILEMGYGQAGRIRELFDREERFRNIRIEKDLAGIERIIMAIFKCS; encoded by the coding sequence GTGAATGAAATTAGTACAGTTGCCGGCCTTCTAAGATGGGCCAATGATTATCTCGTCTGCCGCAAAGTGCCTTCTCCATACATAGATGCAGAATACATCCTCGCCCAAATACTCGGATGCCGGCGAAATGACCTGTTGATTTACCCGGACAGAATCCTCACTCAGCCTCAGATAGAACAATTTAATGCATCTATTGAAAGGAGAGGCAGGAGAGAACCCCTGCAATATATAACAGGTGAAGTAGAGTTCAGGGGGCTTATGTTCAAGGTTAACGCAGACGTACTTATTCCAAGACCGGAGACAGAATTGCTGGTGGATGAAGTTGTAAATATCATAAACAAAAAAACGGTTACAGTACTCGACCTCTGCACAGGCAGCGGCTGTATTGCTGTGTCTATAGCAAAGGAACTGACTGAGGGTAGTGTATATGCAGTTGACATATCTGAAGGCGCTGTGACAGTGGCAAGAGAAAATGCCTTAAGGAATCAAGTAGAAGAGAGGATAACATTTCTGACAGGTGACCTGTTCAGGGCCACAGATAAGATAAACCTCAAAGGCAGAATTGATATCATAGTCTCAAACCCACCGTACGTGTCTGCTGAGGAAATGGAAGAACTCCAGCCTGAAATAAGGGATTATGAACCTGCGTCAGCGCTGTTTGGAGGAGAAGACGGCCTTGATTTCTACAGAAGTATAATCCGCGAATCACCTTTATACCTTGCGCCCGGTGGCTCTGTGATATTGGAGATGGGATATGGGCAGGCAGGCAGGATAAGGGAATTGTTTGACAGGGAGGAAAGATTTCGTAATATAAGGATAGAAAAAGATTTGGCAGGAATTGAGAGGATAATAATGGCCATATTTAAATGCAGTTAA
- a CDS encoding TonB family protein, producing the protein MLPQFQDKDEALFRKVLIISLLSYLVFSLFVLLVPYKPDLQKISIRPKKGVKMTEIPLKAPVPAVIPEKLREKQLLLQEQKRQEEARKKAEASKKMEEEKKKMDEAKRLAEERKRTEEARRREDEKRMAEEEKRRAEEEQRLAKERNREVAKNTGLLKAMQGRGKSADNLVNTEEIGNVLSQSQVKPVKPQKGAAGTAAGSAAGTQRPALKGSSGIGNTPPGVAQGQPGSLSGSRTISGRDIVPPGKEGASPFAKTTLRQTRSQESIKEVVKTHRGSLDFAYRKALRSDPTLKGIINIEFTIAPDGTIISARVASSTINDPDFAEDVLKRVRTWKFPAYPDSGNTVVTYPIEFSPA; encoded by the coding sequence ATGCTCCCACAGTTTCAGGATAAAGATGAAGCTTTATTCAGGAAGGTTCTCATTATATCTCTCCTGTCATATTTGGTCTTTTCCCTTTTTGTCCTGCTTGTACCGTATAAACCTGACCTGCAGAAGATTTCTATAAGGCCGAAAAAGGGTGTGAAGATGACGGAGATCCCGTTAAAGGCGCCTGTACCTGCAGTGATACCGGAGAAACTAAGGGAAAAACAACTCCTGCTCCAGGAACAGAAAAGACAAGAAGAAGCTCGTAAAAAAGCTGAGGCCTCAAAAAAAATGGAAGAAGAGAAAAAGAAGATGGACGAGGCAAAACGGCTTGCTGAAGAGCGTAAAAGGACAGAAGAGGCCAGGCGTCGTGAAGATGAAAAAAGGATGGCTGAGGAAGAGAAAAGGCGGGCTGAAGAAGAACAGCGACTGGCAAAAGAGAGAAACAGGGAAGTTGCAAAAAACACAGGTCTCCTGAAGGCAATGCAGGGAAGGGGAAAGTCCGCTGATAATCTGGTCAATACTGAGGAAATAGGGAATGTCCTGTCCCAGTCACAGGTTAAACCTGTGAAACCTCAGAAGGGTGCGGCAGGCACCGCAGCAGGGTCAGCAGCCGGCACACAGCGTCCAGCCTTAAAAGGCAGCAGCGGCATTGGAAACACTCCCCCAGGTGTTGCACAGGGACAACCTGGCAGTCTGAGCGGAAGCAGGACAATATCGGGAAGAGACATTGTACCGCCTGGAAAGGAAGGGGCATCCCCATTTGCAAAGACTACCCTTCGTCAGACAAGAAGCCAGGAATCCATTAAGGAAGTAGTCAAGACACACCGAGGCAGCCTTGATTTCGCTTACAGAAAGGCGCTCAGGAGTGACCCGACACTTAAAGGCATAATCAATATCGAATTTACCATAGCACCTGACGGCACAATAATCAGCGCGCGAGTGGCTTCAAGCACTATAAACGACCCGGATTTTGCAGAAGACGTCCTGAAGCGGGTCAGGACCTGGAAGTTTCCGGCCTATCCGGACAGCGGGAATACCGTTGTTACATATCCAATAGAGTTTTCACCGGCTTAA
- a CDS encoding biopolymer transporter ExbD gives MIYVPSRVKRHKHKFAMDTGLNLVSLMDIFTILLLFLLFHVSGEEETITVPDIVRLPGSVSTVKPVPATTVYITGDAILVGDRKIADTRDVLKSGEEGIDSLERELALQISQNRQGEMKDGVKEKVIIMGDKMIPFRLLKKVTYACSRAGYQALSLAVIQKE, from the coding sequence ATGATATACGTTCCATCAAGGGTTAAAAGACACAAACACAAATTTGCAATGGATACAGGACTCAACCTCGTCTCCCTGATGGATATTTTTACCATACTACTCCTGTTTCTGCTGTTTCATGTATCCGGTGAGGAGGAAACGATTACTGTGCCTGACATAGTACGGCTCCCAGGATCTGTATCTACTGTAAAGCCTGTGCCTGCAACAACTGTCTATATCACAGGTGACGCAATATTGGTCGGTGACAGGAAGATTGCGGATACGCGGGATGTACTGAAGAGTGGGGAGGAAGGTATAGACAGCCTTGAAAGGGAGCTTGCTTTGCAGATTTCACAGAACAGGCAGGGAGAAATGAAAGACGGGGTTAAAGAAAAGGTAATAATAATGGGTGACAAGATGATCCCGTTCAGACTGTTAAAGAAGGTAACGTATGCATGTTCAAGGGCCGGGTATCAAGCCCTTTCACTGGCAGTCATCCAGAAAGAGTAA
- a CDS encoding biopolymer transporter ExbD, with the protein MLPRPSSRKHRMASEKDLQIIAFLNLMVILIPFLLMTAVFAKMAVIDMEAPQVSSQESGPQNSGVKDQKKLFRLTIAILENEINVLDGETLLGIFRKDTAGNYDYSGLSALITQLKSRYPGENDLSILSRPDTPYMILVETIDAARGQFPGISLNEL; encoded by the coding sequence ATGCTGCCAAGACCTTCTTCAAGAAAACACAGGATGGCATCAGAAAAAGACCTGCAGATAATCGCCTTCCTGAACCTGATGGTCATCCTTATCCCGTTCCTGCTGATGACCGCAGTATTCGCAAAAATGGCAGTCATAGACATGGAAGCCCCTCAGGTATCGTCTCAGGAATCAGGGCCGCAGAATAGCGGAGTAAAAGATCAGAAAAAATTATTCAGGCTTACTATCGCCATCCTTGAGAATGAGATCAATGTACTTGACGGAGAAACATTGCTCGGGATATTCAGGAAAGACACTGCAGGGAATTATGATTACTCCGGGCTGTCTGCCCTTATCACCCAGTTAAAATCGAGATATCCTGGAGAAAATGACCTCTCTATACTCAGCAGGCCGGACACCCCCTACATGATACTTGTAGAAACAATAGATGCGGCGCGCGGACAATTTCCGGGCATTTCTCTTAATGAGCTATGA
- a CDS encoding MotA/TolQ/ExbB proton channel family protein — translation MITGIIVFFRAGGFFMFPIMLILAIGTAIIIERYKFLKKAWTDGGILWSKVESSITASRLEDAIRECRLSEAALPEVLSAGLEKAKSIKLAKESREELENHLEEAMLNIMPQLERRTHYLPTLANVSTLLGLLGTIIGLIQSFQSIAVADPSQKAFLLAQGVSVAMNTTAFGLIVAIPIMLCYSWIQSRTIRIVDTLDAYSIKLVNVLTSEK, via the coding sequence ATGATTACAGGCATAATAGTGTTTTTCAGGGCAGGCGGGTTCTTCATGTTCCCTATCATGCTCATCCTGGCAATCGGTACGGCAATAATTATTGAAAGGTATAAGTTCCTTAAGAAGGCATGGACAGACGGCGGTATATTGTGGAGTAAAGTTGAAAGCAGCATCACTGCCAGTCGTCTCGAGGACGCGATCAGGGAGTGCAGGCTTTCAGAGGCAGCTCTGCCGGAGGTACTGTCTGCAGGTTTGGAAAAGGCAAAATCAATCAAACTTGCAAAAGAGTCCCGCGAGGAACTGGAAAATCACCTTGAAGAGGCTATGCTCAATATAATGCCGCAACTCGAAAGGCGCACCCACTATCTGCCTACACTTGCAAATGTATCAACATTACTGGGATTGCTCGGGACTATTATAGGACTAATCCAGTCATTTCAGTCAATTGCAGTGGCAGACCCTTCCCAGAAGGCGTTCCTCCTCGCACAGGGCGTCTCAGTTGCCATGAACACCACGGCATTCGGGCTGATAGTGGCCATACCAATAATGCTGTGTTATTCATGGATACAATCCCGTACCATCAGGATTGTAGATACCCTTGATGCATATTCCATAAAACTTGTGAACGTCCTCACCTCTGAGAAATAA